TTCGAGCTTGAAAGCTCTTCTTTTCAGACTCCGGCAGCTGTTGTATCCGACGAATGCGCCACTGCATTTGACCTTGACAATCGCATTCACTATGATCTGACGCCTCCTGGTGAAAAGGCCGAATTCGAGCAAGAGGTGTTGCCAGTCACGGATCCCATCTCCGTCACAACGCAACCTCTAGTAGCCATCATCGGTGTCGGCTACGTTGGACAACACCTTGCTCAAGTCTTTTCAAGAGCGTACAATGTTCTCGGATACGACATTTCCGAATTCAGAATCCATCATCTCAAGAAAACCTTTGAGAGCAACGACAGAGTGAGCttttcatcatcgccatcagcAATGAGCCAGGCCACACATTTCCTCATATCAGTGCCAACGCTCCTGCTACCAGACAAGCGCATCGACTCGTCGTTTCTCCGCAACGCACTGTCCACAGTCGCCCAGATCGCGCGGCCAGGATCAACAGTCATCATCGAGAGttccgtcgccgtcggcatgACGCGCGAATATCTCGGACCGCTCGCGAGGAACAGGGGCCTCTTTGCAGGCATGTCGCCCGAGAGAGTTGACCCCGGCCGGACAGAGCCTCCCGCACACGCCATACCCAAGATCATCTCCGGCCTGGACGACGAGGTCCCGGGCTCGCTGGCCGCCATACACGAGCTCTACTCCAGGGTCTTTGACCAGGTGACTCCCGTGTCGAGCCCAGAGGTGGCCGAGATGACGAAGCTGTACGAGAACTGCCAGCGAATGGTGTGCATTGCCTACGCAAATGAAATGGCGGATGCTTGCGTCTCGCACGGCATCGACCCGTTTGAAGTGTGCGGTGCGGCTGCGACCAAGCCCTTTGGCTATATTACTCTTAtgcctggccttggggtAGGAGGCCATTGTATCCCCGTCAATCCCTACTACCTGTTTTCCAATAACAGCTTCCCCATTCTACGGGCGGCGTGTGAGAAAATGACGCGCCGGCCGGGGGAAATTGCAGAGCGGGTGGTGACGAGGCTGTGTAGACGGCTGCCCTTTTGTCGGCCGCGCATCTTGGTGGTTGGTATGGGTTTCAAGCCAGGACAGGCTCATCTGATAAACTCCCCTGGGTTGGAGTTGGCAAAGAGCTTGGTCCTGGCGGACAAGGTCGAAGTCAGTTGGGTCGATCCTCTTGTTTCTCAAGAGTCCATCCCTCAGATTCCCAGGTTCGACGAAAGGGACTGGTCCGTTGCTTCATTGGAGGCGAGCTTTGAGTTGATAATAGTTGCCTTCAGGCAGAGTGGTCTGAATTTTGAGCTGCTGGGACAGCTGCGAAATGTCGAGGTCGACATGTGGTGTCGGTGAGGGAAGAAGTCAACCGGTTTTGCTGGCAAGACGCGGTGTAAAGCGCCCTGGCTGGGTCTAGAGGTTTCTTCCGTTGAACATGGCTAGTCGTAGCAATATAATCCATGCGGCAGCTCTTAGTATCTGGGTCTCTTCTCATTGCAGCTTCAATTCTCAAACAGTTCATGGGATAGTTGGCACTGCCAATGCGACAACCACGCGCACCACTCTAGTTGCCCTCGCCACTGTATCGCAAAATGCTTCCGGACGCCGGCCAAGGGAATAGTTGACTTAATATCAGTTGCCATAGGAAGCCATCAGAAGGCACCGCCACGAGCGACCACACCCGCAAGCTGTCAACTCTCTCGAGAAGTGTGGCGGAACAATAGAACTCGATGTGCAGACATTGGGGGTATGACGAAAGCTGTGATAGAAACAGCTCGATCATCGCTGACTTCTTGGACATGAGCACAGGATGTGCATCTGCGAAGTACATAGACGCCGTTCTTCCCACCGAATCGGGTGGAAATTGCCGCCGCTGTTCGGGGCTTAACAAGCACTTCAGCTTAAATGTTATCTGGCGCAGCCATTCAGCGCTGTGTCAAGTTCAGCTCATCTGTGCTAATTGAAAAGCACGGGAAGCCTTGTCCGATGAACTACTGACGTCATATTTCTTACAAGGTGTTGCTGACGGCATTTTCTCCAGCATGACAAGTCACACAAGTTGGCTTCGCGGAGCCTTGCTCGATGATGCGGCGCTGATGAGTGCCAATCAACATGCTATTGACCCCGTGGCCATTCTTTCAGGACCTCCATCCAGTCAGGAATATTTGGTACAAAGGATGTCTGTTATTTTCGTATTGTCAAACACGGCATCTGTCACACGGTCAGGCCACAACAAAGGCGCTGGGTCAACAACGGTTACATAATTGACAACAAAGAAGGCATCATGAGACTAAGAGATGCCGCAGGCCTCCGACGCTCAGCGACTTCATGTACTTATAGAGACCTCTGGTCCCTCATGGTCCCTTGGAAAACTAAGTTGTGTTCCAAGCCCGATTACCCGGTCCTTGTCGCAGCATCAATtcttcaacgccgccaggaTGTCACCTCCCACCAACGCAGAACTAAATAAAAAGCGCGAAGAGAATTGTCTTCAAATTACTACCGATATGAAATACTACAGAGTCGGACAGACTTGGATCAAGCGAAGTCTACGACCCAGTGAATGGCAGAAGGAGGACGGCTATATGCCCATACCGCTATTTAGCCTTGAGCGTGTTTTAAATGAAGGCGCTTGCCTTCGCCATCTTGCAGATAAAACCAACATCCCAATACCTAAGCTCCATGCTTGCTTTGAAGACGACGGTGCCGCGTACCTCATTACAGAGTACGTTGAAGGAGTTGCTATGAGCTGGCTTGATGAAGAGCAGCGGGAGGTGGTTGCCAAAGAGCTCTGCATTCATATGAAGGCCCTAAGCAATTTGACACATCATATCTGGGGCGGTCCTAGCGGTTTGGTGAGAACTCTCCTAGTAGCCTAATTGCTACATATGTAATAATTAACGGGCAAATAGGTTATGCCTCCATACCGCATCATGCAATACTCTGATGGTAGGCCCTGGAAAATGAAGCCGCGGAGAGAAAATAATCTCGTCTTTTGTCACAATGATCTTTCCACAAATAATGTCATTGTTGCTCCTAGGACTCTTAAGATTAACGCCATTATCAACTGGGAGTACGCTGGCTACTATCCGCAACGATTTGAGTCTGCATTTTTCCAGAGACTAGGTCCATCTATTGCATTGAAAGGGGAGGTTGATGATACGGAGTGGTTGCATAAGATCCTGTCTGAGGAGAGGATATAAATGGCATCATGTTATATGTTGTGCAGGCGGGAACCTAGGAGATCGGAACATGCCACATTTGGAACCCCAATTCATCGTGTTGGCCCTGTACAACAAGGACGAGCTTTGAGATTCAACTTGCCACCTCTGCCCAGCTCTGCGGGGGAAACAGCGCCTCCCAGAGTATATACAGAACCTGAGATGGTTAAAACAGGCATCGAGATTGTACGTCGTGCCTATGTTTTTCGCAATGCCTAGGTACATTGTGTGAACGGGAAGAACCTACTATTGTCCGGTATTatataactatataatattGGGTTATAGGGATATAAGTCCCGAACCAACATGTCCGGGTTTTATATGCGGTTTTCTATTAACACTATTCATTGCAAATAGTACGGTTATAATATTAGACAGGGAACTAACTTTAAATTTAAATAGGGGTTCCCCATGGGAGTTAATACTGTTCCATTTACATTTTCGTAACAAAACAGAGAATTTGGCCCAAGATTGTTAGAGAACACATACTCTGTACATCAAGTAGCGTTAGTGCTGAGCAACGTTCACGAGATGGCTCACAATGCAATGCAATTGGATATATAACTCCATGTGCCCCTTGCTGAGCGTTGAGCAGTCAGACTTTTGGTACTCCGTTCTATTATGTGGCGGAGTCATGATACACGGATACACGGAAAGACTCGCAGCATCTATTAAATTATACGCTTTACTCATTAGTAGTATACGTAAAAAGAGATTGTCAAGATGATGCCTTGTTTGCAGCATCTGATGGCAGATCTGACCCCTTGTTGTACTTTTTCCTTAGACCTGTAACTAACAACTTACCCAGTCCCTCAATGCTGCCCGCCTTCACAATCTCGGAAGCAGTTATCTCTAATCCGATCGTCCTCCGCCACCAGTTACGGATCTCAATACTCACGAGCGAATCTACACCAATAGATTCAAGTGGTGCGTGGATGTCCATTTCATTCTCTGACAGCGACAGATACTCAAAAAGTGtgctgccaatggccaaaGAGAGTCGATCTAGGGTGCCCGGGGTGTCGAGCACCGATGGATCAGCTTCAACTTGGTCAAGGACTTCGCGCAACattgcttcttttttcaCTTCTCTTTGATCTTCATCGACGGCGAGGTTGACATATTCGCCAAAACGCACATCAGACTTGAATAACTGTAGGTTTACAGGAATTGAGGATGCGCGGGCAGAGGCGAGCCCGATGGCGATCTGAGGCTTCCAAGTAAACCCACCAACAGGCCTGGGCAATACTGTCAGTGACGTAGGGGCAGACGTGTGCAGTGCGATTTCTATAGCCTCCATCACATGGTcttgctgaagaagaaacaagccCAACGAGTTGAAATGGCTGATTTTGTTGGACTTGACAGCGAgggcgccgatgccgtcgactCCGCCGAGATCGATGACTGAGCAAGGGAGCCCCAGCCCGTGGCGGTAGTGACAGTATGAGTCGAGGAATGTATTTGCCGAGGCGTAGCTTCCTTGGTCAGGATGCCCGAGTAGACCTGCAATGGAgctgaacaagatgaagaatTTAAGCTTGGTGTTGATAAGAGCGCGGTGCAGGTTCCAGGTTCCCTTGACCTTGGGATTCTGTACGGCTTTCCAGTCCTGGTATGTCGTTTCTATCAAGGCACAGTCCTATGAAAAAGATTAGCTGTCAGCTGCACAACTGTTTGACTCATGAAAACACACCCTCAACACCATAGAAAGCTGCATGACGCCTCCAATCGGTGATGGCGACGCGCTGATGGCCCTCTCGACATCCTGCATCTCTGAGACATCTCCTGCTATGGCCGTAATTCTACACCCTTGCGACTCCAATTCCTTTATGAATGCCGCATGCTGATTGCTACCAGCAGAGGGAGATAGAAAGCAGAGGCTTTTGGCCCCCTTCTCTATCATCCACCGGGCCACCTCTCTGCCGAGTCCTCCAAGACCGCCGACCAGGAGATATGTGGGCTTGTCGGAAAACAGTTTTGACTTGTCCGAGGTTTTGGCTGGTATTTTCGACCCGTTTTCCGGAATGGCTATGACCAACTTGCCCATGTGGTGACCCTTTTTCATGAGCTTGAACGCTTCAGAAATCTGGTCCGGCCCAAAGGTTTGAACAGGCTCGATGGGCTTTAGATGTTGCTTGTATCTCAGGTTGAAGCATTGGCCCATCAACCTGCCATAGGGCGTGAGCTAGCTGATATAAGTCGTAGGCTGAGAAAAAGGTGACTTACTCGGTAACTTGCTCCTCGTCCATGGCAGAGAGATCGATGCCACAGTATGCTCGGTTGCCTTGAAACATGTCCATGGCGAGTCTCCCATGCTCCAGTATATCTCGCTTTCCGATTTCGAGCATCTTGCCGTGTTTTGCAACACAACACCACGAGGCTTGGAGGAGATCACCTGCCAATGAGTTGAGTACCAGATCAACTCCTCTGCCGTCGGTTATTCCCAtgacgccgtcgaggaaaCGGTCGCTCCGCGAGTCAAAAATGTGTTCACGGGGAATTTGATGCGTTTCCATGAGAAACTGAACCTTCTCTTCTGTCCCGGCGGTGACATAAACCTAGGAAAAAATTAGGCAAGCACACAGTTACACCTTGAGAAGGATACTGACCTCGGCGCCGATAGCTCGGCACATGTAGATGGCGGCCTGGCCTACACCACCGGCCGCGGAATGGATTAAAATGGACTAACGTGTGTCAGGTACCGTATCTAAAGGCCATTATGAGttctctgccgccgcccattgTCTCACCTGTCCTTTTCGCAGGCGGCCAATGTTGACAATTGCATGTACTACCGTTGCGTACACGACTGGCAACGTGGCAGCTTGCTCGAGCGTCATGTCATCTGGGATCTGTATGATGAGCTTTGAAGGAAAGCATTTCCGCGTTCTTATCAGACCCGAGCCCATGGCACAAACGCGGTCGCCGACATTGACAGTATCGACGGCTGATCCTTTGCGAGTAACCACGCCGCTACATTCCAAACCGAGAGAATCTTTCTGGCCGTGAAGAATACCCATGGTTGTAAGAAGATCCTGCAAAGCAAAGGTCGTGTCAGCCAAATCATAGTAAGCAGGATATTGCAGCTACAAACCTTGAAATTCAACCCAACAAAACGAATATCCACCTCTACCTCGTCGGGTGCCAGGTCCAAATGTTCTGTATGTGTTACCCAGTGGAGCGTATCGACCGATCCGAGTTGCCCAATGACTAGCTGCTTGGCAACGTCGTCGCCGGATAGCTGTTGGAGCTCGTTCTCCGTCGATTCCAAGTGGAATCGAGGAACGTATACAACACCATCGCGCCGAACGGCATACTCGGCATCTACGCCCCGATCCATCGGTCCTCGCTGGCAGAACTTGCGAGAAAGCGCAAAGACGGAATCTAAAGCAGTGTCATCCAAGTCTTCAATCTCGGCTGTCCAGCAGTCCAGCCCAACTTCAGTGCGGGCGCATCGCATCAGTCCCGTGGTGGCGCCATAGCCGGGTGTTTCGCAGGCAAACTGTGCCGGTCGAGTCAACCAGAGAATTCCCCGTTTGTGGCGGGCAAGAAGCTTCATCATGTGTCCATAGTCGGCTTCTGAAATGTCGTCCATGAACGAGCTGCCCTCCAGCTCTATAGTGGAAATGATGTCACAGCCAGTAGACTCTGCCTTTGTGTCGTTCTCTTCAGAGCCCAACTGCACCCACTGCACTTGGTGACCCAGAAGGTGAAGCTTCTCGGCCAGTTTACAAGCAAATTCATGCCGAACCTGCCTGTAGAGAAACGTCAACCCCAGCGGTTCTTTCACCTCGGCGAGTGCAGTGCTGGTCATGTGAGCGGTGATGGAGTAAGGGTGCTCATCGTCGAGCTTGACAATATCTGTGCCGCTGAACCCGGCAGAAAGGAGCTCCGTATTCCATCGTTGGACGGAAACTAGGGGCCCTGCCTCGCGACTGTCTTCTTTCTCTGCCCACCATCCCGGTAGAAGGCCCTATCACGCGGAACGGGAGTCGTTAGTGCAAAGGCATGAAGGAATATAGAGATGGATGAACATGCCGTGAGGAAAGGGATGCATCGCCAGTTGGGAGCTGTAATAGAATTCAGTTAGAATGCGTCGCCAAAGAAAGAGCGATAGTCATGTATTCTCACGCGCTACCAGTTCCTGGAGGATTAGCCGTCCTCCGGGCTTCAACAGTGATCGGACATTGAGCAATGATTTATGAAGATTAGATGTCACATGCAATACCTGTAAGCCATGTCAGTGATACCAGGGCCTCTTTGTTTTCAACATCGTCTGTCCTACGTTGGAAGCAACAATAAGGTCGAATGATTGCAACTCAAAGCCCTGCGCAGCTGGATCGCTTTCAATATCAAGCACTTGGTACGCGACACCGTCCCATTTGGCAAATTTATCCCTGGCAGAGACAAAAAACCCGCTGGAAATGTCAGTAAAGACGTATTTGGAGTATACTCGCCTCCCATCCTCGGCCACTAGACCTTGCAACATGGCCTCCGTGGTCGCTCCTGTCCCCGCGCCAATCTCGAGAACAGACAGAGTCGGCTTGGAATGAGTGCACAGTCTGAGGAAATCCCTGGGCGAGACCAGACTCTGGCCATTGACGTAAAAGCTCTCCAGCCCCTTGTCATCCAGGCATATTTGCAAGGGCTTGATGCTTCCCGTGAAAATCGCCGCAATGTTCTCACTCGTGGCGAGCCTGACATACATATTTGCCAAGGCAAGACTGGtttcatcgtcgtcgtcttgtaCTTGTCTCCGCAGGGAGTCGAGCATCTCTATTCTCGTCTTGGACGAGAGGGAAAATAAACTTGCAAGTTCCTCGTCTTGGGTGtacttgttcttctcctcccTCAACCAAGCGATATACTTTGGGAGGTCGCCTGGCGTTGTTGCGGCGTCAATTCCGAGCGAGTCCAGCTCGTGGAGCATTTGAACGACAACAACTGCGGTAGCATGGTCCAGCGTCTTGTTCACCTTCCTGCTGTTGCCATTTGTTCTCGCGAAGTCGATTTTGTCGTACAAGTCCAGATCCGGTAGCCACTCCACGTGCGCCGCATGAAGGGGCTCCTGTTTCTGCAGACCGCCGTTATTGAACGGCAGAAACCTGCCGTCTCGAATTTCCAAAGCGGTTTTCCCCGTGTCTTctgacatggccaagatgcttgcCGTGTTGTTGTCCGTGTCCGTGACTGCGTCAAGCACAAGCTCCGGCCCGCCAGGGCACACCATGATGTGCTTCAGTTCCACGGGTACAGCTAGTATGTCGAGACGTCTCCCGATACCTTGGCAGGCAGCTAAAGCGCTTAGTTGAAGAGCCAAGTCGATCGTGGTCGGATGCAACGCGTAAAAGGCTTCGTTCTTGTTCGTTGTGTCAGTCACAGCACCCACAGCGTGCTGCCTATCGGTGTCGGCTGTAAGCTCTCGCAGTCGCCGAAAATGCGGCCCATAACAGAAACCGAGGTATTGGAGCCGGTTATAAAAGCAGTCCTCATTCACCTGGCGCTGCAGGGGTGCCGTCGTTGTTTGTTTGCTGTTGCCGTTTCCGCCCTCGCTCCTGGCCTTGCCGCGGGCGACGCAGTGCTCAACCCATGTATCGGCGCACAAGGAGCAAATGGACAACTCGTACCAGGTAGACGAGTTACTCAATCCAGAGAGTCTAAATGGACGCATGGTTGTCATTATTTCCACCGGCTCTGCCTCCGGCACTATCAAGGCCGCCTTGACAAGGACATCTTCGAGGATGTACGCTTCCGAGCCCAGGAGCTGCCGTATGGCCTCGCCCATCATTGCGACATAGCCAGCCGCCGGGAACACAATGTCTGAATTCAGCATGTGGTCCTTGAGCCACGGGATGTCGTAGTGGCGGAACACGTTTCTCCATGTTGCGTCGAATTCGGACGGCGTCGTGCAACGTATACCCAGCAGCTCGTGATGAGCAAACTGCCGCATTCTCCAGTGCTTGGAAAGACGACTCTCTGTCCACGTATATCGTTTGTGGTCCCAAGAGTAGCGTGGCAAATCTGCCACCACAGAACCGCCAGGGTTTAGAAAGGAAAAGTCAATATCATGGCCCATTGTATACAGCCGGCCTAGCGTGGTGAGAACGGCATCGTGTGCGGGTTTGTCTCTGACAAGCGTACCAAGATAAGTGACGGATGGCTGCGGAGACTTGGATTCGATGATTTGGCGTACAGGCCCTTGGAGAGCCGGATGTGGCCCGATTTCCACCATGGCGGTTATCTCGGGCAGGTCGTCGAGGAGTTGGCGTGTCGCAGAAAAGAAGAGTACTGGAGACACCATGTTGTCTTTCCAATACAATGGACCAAGCCCCATTTTGGGATCGGCAAGCTTGCCATACAGGGAGGAGTAGAATGGACACTTCCAAGCTTTGGTGCCAGTATGGTATGGTTTCATCATCTCCTCATATTTGGTGGCGACTGGGCTCATCTGGGCTGTGACTTTGTTAGTTTGCGCCTCTGACCAGATTCATCAGCTATTCTTACGGGAATGATACGCAACCTGGACTTTGAGCTTTCGCATAAACGTGTCCTTGTTTACGGCCTCTATATTCTCCATAGTCTTGCATACGGCTTCAGAATTGCCCGATATGCTCACACTCTTGGGGCTGTTCTCGCACGCAATTTGCGCACCATCTACGAGATGAGCCGTCACATGGTCCCGTCCCAGCCCAATGGCAGCCATGCTCCCATCGGATTGTAGTTTGGTGGTTACGAGGCCGCGAAAGTAAGAGCACAGAATGGCCTCAGAATAGTCGATTGCTCCGGCTGCGTAAGCAGCGGCGATCTCGCCACTCGAGTGCCCGACAACAGCACTTGGCTTGATGCCACATTTTCTCAGGAAATTCACCAAGGCAACCTGGATGGCGGTACAAAGAGGCTGCGCAAGTTCAGCAATGTGACAGGACAGTGTTTCTGCTTCATCGTCACGGCATAAAACATCTATTGCACGTCAGCTTCGTCAGTCTTGAACACGTCTAAACATGTAATTGGAGCAAATTTACCTTCCAATGTCCATTTCGGTGCCGTAGGTAACGATTGCAAAACCTTGTCCATATTTCGTATGTCCTCGCGGAACGTCGCTGAGGAGTGAACGAGTTCCCTTCCCATGCCCGACCACTGCGCGCCTTGGCCGGTAAAGACAAAGGCAACCTTggtctccttttcttttcctgtGATAATCTTTTTTCCGACGCTGAATTGCAGTGCCTGATGAATGTCGTTGTGGTGAATAGCAAACGCTCGATGAGACATGTGTGCTGTCCGCATCCCAAGAGTGTAGGCGATATCATTTATTGCAGGCGGCGAGTTTGTCATGTAAGCCTCAAACGCCGCAATTCGTCTCTTGATGGACTCTTCACTACGCGCAGAAAGGACAACGATGCGCGGGAACTCCTAGAAATCGTTGACATCTGACACAGACAATATGCATGGGATGCAATCTCCTGCAACGTACCTCTGGGACAGTAGAGTCGCAGTCAGAGCTTTGGGAAGAGACGCTGGCAGGTAGGCTAAGGCTCAAAAAATTTTCGTCCGAGTGCGAGAGCCCATGTTCGAGGCTATCGCTGTCTGAGCTGCTGTACCGTTGACGGGCAGCGCCGCAGTAGGCCGCAAATGAAGCAGCAGAGTCGAGAATAACCTGAAAGAGGTTCAACAACTCAGCAGCAAGACTCGTGAATTCTTTGGAACGAATGACTTACATGCCCGTTGGCACCGCCAAATCCGAAGGAATTGATGCTGATTCTCTGGCACCGGCCCTCCGGCCAAGGAACAGGCTCTCCCGGCACTTGAAGATTGTACTCTTCAAAAGGAACTGTTTTGTCACAATGTTAAAAGGCAACGAATGACAAGGTACTGGTGTATTCCCAACTTACTTCTTGGGTTTGGTGTGACGAAATTGACATTAGGTGGTATCGTCTTATTCTCCAGTGCCAGGACACATTTGATGACGCTTGTCAGGGCTGCTGCTCCCTCTCCATGGCCCAAGTTTGGCTTGACCTACAATGAAGGCTGTCAGAAGGCATAATCTCTCATGAATCTTACTTTACTCACAGAGCCGATGTAGGTCCCCCGGGTACCAAAAGCCTTTCCCACGGCCGTCGTTTCTATTGGATCACCCTTCATGGTACCCGTGCCATGGCATTCCACAAATGGTGTCTTGGAGAGATCGTCGATACCTGCCGATTGATAGGCTCGTAATATCAAGGAATGTTGGGCCTCGGCGCTGGGCGTGCCCACATGCTGTGTTTTGCCGTCCGAGTTGACGGCCGTGGAGCGAATAACAGCTCGAATCGGGTCACCATCCCGGATAGCCGCTTCCAGGGGCTTGAGTAGTATAGCATTAACTGCTTCTGCGCGTGCAAAGCCGTCTGCGAGGGTATCGAATATTTTGCATTGACCATCGGGGGCAAGGACACCCTGTGCCGACATGTCCAAGGTCATGGACGGGTCCATGATGAGACTCGAACCCAACaccatcgccgccgagcAGTCGCCGCTGTTGAGAGACTGGCAAGCAATGTGAAGTCCTGAAAGGGAAGACGAACAGGCCGTTCGTATTGTCATGCTAACACATGAAATGAAAGGTTAGTTATTACCCCCAGTCGGTACAACTCGCGGCACTCGTCGACTTGCCTCGGACCCCTGAGGTCATACTGATGGGACAGCATGTTGGATAGCGCATAATCGCCCGCACTCAGCACTCTACATGTGTTGGGCATCAGGTCGTCTCGATGCAGCATATTGTGCCAGTCTTCCCCAAAAACGCCGACAAAGACGCCAGTGTCGGATCCAACAAGCTTGTGCGTCTGGCCCGCGCTCTCCATACACTCCCAGGCAACTtccaacagcagcctcaaTTGAGGATCCAGCAACGTCGCCTCGGCCGGCTtcatggagaagaaggacgggTCAATGTTGGAAAGCTCCGTCTGCAGAAAGTAGCCATACTCCGTGGCAAGGAACTGGGTCTGCGTTTTGCCGCCGCTGAAGCCGTCA
The DNA window shown above is from Metarhizium brunneum chromosome 1, complete sequence and carries:
- the gloL_0 gene encoding Highly reducing polyketide synthase gloL; the protein is MDAAPDSAKPVAIIGMGFRLPSGISTDAQYWDLLINKKNGRCRVPATRYNVDGFSGGKTQTQFLATEYGYFLQTELSNIDPSFFSMKPAEATLLDPQLRLLLEVAWECMESAGQTHKLVGSDTGVFVGVFGEDWHNMLHRDDLMPNTCRVLSAGDYALSNMLSHHMTIRTACSSSLSGLHIACQSLNSGDCSAAMVLGSSLIMDPSMTLDMSAQGVLAPDGQCKIFDTLADGFARAEAVNAILLKPLEAAIRDGDPIRAVIRSTAVNSDGKTQHVGTPSAEAQHSLILRAYQSAGIDDLSKTPFVECHGTGTMKGDPIETTAVGKAFGTRGTYIGSVKPNLGHGEGAAALTSVIKCVLALENKTIPPNVNFVTPNPRIPFEEYNLQVPGEPVPWPEGRCQRISINSFGFGGANGHVILDSAASFAAYCGAARQRYSSSDSDSLEHGLSHSDENFLSLSLPASVSSQSSDCDSTVPEEFPRIVVLSARSEESIKRRIAAFEAYMTNSPPAINDIAYTLGMRTAHMSHRAFAIHHNDIHQALQFSVGKKIITGKEKETKVAFVFTGQGAQWSGMGRELVHSSATFREDIRNMDKVLQSLPTAPKWTLEDVLCRDDEAETLSCHIAELAQPLCTAIQVALVNFLRKCGIKPSAVVGHSSGEIAAAYAAGAIDYSEAILCSYFRGLVTTKLQSDGSMAAIGLGRDHVTAHLVDGAQIACENSPKSVSISGNSEAVCKTMENIEAVNKDTFMRKLKVQVAYHSPQMSPVATKYEEMMKPYHTGTKAWKCPFYSSLYGKLADPKMGLGPLYWKDNMVSPVLFFSATRQLLDDLPEITAMVEIGPHPALQGPVRQIIESKSPQPSVTYLGTLVRDKPAHDAVLTTLGRLYTMGHDIDFSFLNPGGSVVADLPRYSWDHKRYTWTESRLSKHWRMRQFAHHELLGIRCTTPSEFDATWRNVFRHYDIPWLKDHMLNSDIVFPAAGYVAMMGEAIRQLLGSEAYILEDVLVKAALIVPEAEPVEIMTTMRPFRLSGLSNSSTWYELSICSLCADTWVEHCVARGKARSEGGNGNSKQTTTAPLQRQVNEDCFYNRLQYLGFCYGPHFRRLRELTADTDRQHAVGAVTDTTNKNEAFYALHPTTIDLALQLSALAACQGIGRRLDILAVPVELKHIMVCPGGPELVLDAVTDTDNNTASILAMSEDTGKTALEIRDGRFLPFNNGGLQKQEPLHAAHVEWLPDLDLYDKIDFARTNGNSRKVNKTLDHATAVVVVQMLHELDSLGIDAATTPGDLPKYIAWLREEKNKYTQDEELASLFSLSSKTRIEMLDSLRRQVQDDDDETSLALANMYVRLATSENIAAIFTGSIKPLQICLDDKGLESFYVNGQSLVSPRDFLRLCTHSKPTLSVLEIGAGTGATTEAMLQGLVAEDGRRVYSKYVFTDISSGFFVSARDKFAKWDGVAYQVLDIESDPAAQGFELQSFDLIVASNVLHVTSNLHKSLLNVRSLLKPGGRLILQELVAPPNWRCIPFLTGLLPGWWAEKEDSREAGPLVSVQRWNTELLSAGFSGTDIVKLDDEHPYSITAHMTSTALAEVKEPLGLTFLYRQVRHEFACKLAEKLHLLGHQVQWVQLGSEENDTKAESTGCDIISTIELEGSSFMDDISEADYGHMMKLLARHKRGILWLTRPAQFACETPGYGATTGLMRCARTEVGLDCWTAEIEDLDDTALDSVFALSRKFCQRGPMDRGVDAEYAVRRDGVVYVPRFHLESTENELQQLSGDDVAKQLVIGQLGSVDTLHWVTHTEHLDLAPDEVEVDIRFVGLNFKDLLTTMGILHGQKDSLGLECSGVVTRKGSAVDTVNVGDRVCAMGSGLIRTRKCFPSKLIIQIPDDMTLEQAATLPVVYATVVHAIVNIGRLRKGQSILIHSAAGGVGQAAIYMCRAIGAEVYVTAGTEEKVQFLMETHQIPREHIFDSRSDRFLDGVMGITDGRGVDLVLNSLAGDLLQASWCCVAKHGKMLEIGKRDILEHGRLAMDMFQGNRAYCGIDLSAMDEEQVTELMGQCFNLRYKQHLKPIEPVQTFGPDQISEAFKLMKKGHHMGKLVIAIPENGSKIPAKTSDKSKLFSDKPTYLLVGGLGGLGREVARWMIEKGAKSLCFLSPSAGSNQHAAFIKELESQGCRITAIAGDVSEMQDVERAISASPSPIGGVMQLSMVLRDCALIETTYQDWKAVQNPKVKGTWNLHRALINTKLKFFILFSSIAGLLGHPDQGSYASANTFLDSYCHYRHGLGLPCSVIDLGGVDGIGALAVKSNKISHFNSLGLFLLQQDHVMEAIEIALHTSAPTSLTVLPRPVGGFTWKPQIAIGLASARASSIPVNLQLFKSDVRFGEYVNLAVDEDQREVKKEAMLREVLDQVEADPSVLDTPGTLDRLSLAIGSTLFEYLSLSENEMDIHAPLESIGVDSLVSIEIRNWWRRTIGLEITASEIVKAGSIEGLGKLLVTGLRKKYNKGSDLPSDAANKASS
- the wbpA_1 gene encoding UDP-N-acetyl-D-glucosamine 6-dehydrogenase, whose amino-acid sequence is MMKNPLSAPFELESSSFQTPAAVVSDECATAFDLDNRIHYDLTPPGEKAEFEQEVLPVTDPISVTTQPLVAIIGVGYVGQHLAQVFSRAYNVLGYDISEFRIHHLKKTFESNDRVSFSSSPSAMSQATHFLISVPTLLLPDKRIDSSFLRNALSTVAQIARPGSTVIIESSVAVGMTREYLGPLARNRGLFAGMSPERVDPGRTEPPAHAIPKIISGLDDEVPGSLAAIHELYSRVFDQVTPVSSPEVAEMTKLYENCQRMVCIAYANEMADACVSHGIDPFEVCGAAATKPFGYITLMPGLGVGGHCIPVNPYYLFSNNSFPILRAACEKMTRRPGEIAERVVTRLCRRLPFCRPRILVVGMGFKPGQAHLINSPGLELAKSLVLADKVEVSWVDPLVSQESIPQIPRFDERDWSVASLEASFELIIVAFRQSGLNFELLGQLRNVEVDMWCR